DNA sequence from the Daphnia carinata strain CSIRO-1 chromosome 8, CSIRO_AGI_Dcar_HiC_V3, whole genome shotgun sequence genome:
GTCccttaaatttcatttaataaGGAAACTGTCGGGCGCATTCGTAGATTCaatttctacaaaaaaaatgtgttagctctgattcatttatttttgcatatagaaactgaaaataaaaggtaaaGCAATTAAAACTCACCTGCTGTGACTCGTCGTTGCTCCTTTCCTGGAAAATTTTGGTGTCCATAATGCCCGCTCACTTATGGTTAAGTTGTTGCTTTACCTTTCGAACTTAGCAGCTCTAGAGTTCACTGAGATGACCCTGTTCAAGCCTGCTTTTGTGGAAACATTCATTAATAACACGCCAGGGAATATGTAACTGCTTTTGAAACTTTAACAAGTTGGAGTttcaaaaaacagaagaaaatgttCAAATATCACATCTTACTTAGATTACATAAAATGCCACATAATTATGTTGGATCAACTTCATCTACCACGTCACAACTAGACAGACCCCTGCTTGATTCTAGGAAATGGCTGCAACCTAATATGGGCACCCAGAGTTGCCAATTACTTTTCGGTCGAAATCCCGAAatcccccctcaaaaaaaccGAAACGACCCGATTGCCAAATTTTCTCCAAAAACCCcgggaaaaagcaaaaaaaaacactagtTGCAGGGATTGTCATGATTGACTCCAATGGGGGTTAATATCTTAGAAATAACGCACTGGTGACGCAAAAAATACCTATGTTTAACCTCAAGGACCAATAACCAACTAGTGTACATACTGGTTTAGCATAGCCATTTTCTGAGTGTGAAAGTTTTATTGTTGCGAAAGACAATGTTGAAAATCAGCAAATTGTGTCATTTGGTCAACTGCAACTATCGTTTTGGTCACCTAACCAAAGAAACCCACATTGGTTACTCAGTCTTTGAGATTCTCCGAAGCTCATAGGACGCTTTCGTCGATTGCCTACAATTTAAACggtaaatttaataaataaaatattctaATCAAAATTGTGATTGTGGACTACTAAAAGAGCAATTCGATTGGTGAGGGATACAATGGAACCAGCACCTGCCGTAATTACCTTACTGCTAGTTTTCTGGCTAAGAATATTACCAGCTTCGCTTTCATCAATCGAAGCAGACGACGTGTTCTCTTCCATCTCGAAAATGGAAGGCCTAGtccatcaagaaaaagaacttgttGACATAGTCGACTCGTTTCTGATCGAAGCCAAACAGAAAATTGCCATAGTTGACGAGTAAGAATCTACTTTTCTCTTAATATTTATATGATTCTAcctgttatttaaaaattgaattcattaCAGTTATGTCACCACGTATCGGCAGGCAATGAAAGGAAATTTCAACTCGGCTTGGTTGGTGGCTAATCCCGTAGACGCTTTTCATTTGGTAGATTTGACAAAATTATAGCTTTCTAAGTTGTCTTTGaataaattccatttttaCTAATTTTATTTAGATTAAACGGTTCACCGTAGACTGGCCAAAAACCGAACAGATTCTTCGTGACGTGTCTGTCATCAGTAACGGTACgtgattcttttattttccattttttatcgCCAATGTAAACGGTCTTCTCTTTTACATATTATCGAAATATTATTACCTATATATTTAAATGTAGTTAAATAACGGTAATAGCTATAGACGTAAACAAAAGACATTTTGTGTATGCATGCTAGATGCTCGTAATCACGTCATGATTTTGGGTGACAAATCAACGTCCGCCAAGTCGCACGATTTGCATGGAGCCGCAATTGCGCTCATTCGCCTTCAAGACACGTATAAACTTAATGTGACTGCTTTAGCCGACGGTCGTTATACTGGCGTGGATCAGTCAAAAGAACAAGGTTACTTCTtcgctttccattttttttttttttgcatagcAAGGAAATCTCGGTCAGTTGATTCTGTTTCTATTTCGGGACGTATATTTATAcatctgaaaaaaagagaacattACGCAAGTGAATTTATTCACCCGTCCCTATTTTTAGACAGTGTTTATAACagcaaattgtttttatttttctactaAAATTATAGTGTTCCAAAGTCTACAAGATTTGAGCAGTCACGACTGCTTTTTTATAGCGCGACACGCGTTTGCCGATGGATATTACGACACTGCGTTAGAATGGGGCGGGGCCGCTCTACGCCAATTAGCTCGGGAGGAAGATAACGTTGGTCCAACGACGGAGATTCTTGGCGACGAAATCAAGCGTTTCATGAACTATGCCAGTAATGTGGTATGAAAGCTCCATTAGCAATGAATGTATCAAATAGCTTTCTACCCTAATTATTCTACAGCACGATGACGTCCTGGATAAACAAGGACCACTCGGCATGCATTGGCAGACTGGCAGTAATCCGGTGAATAAAAAGTTATTCCGATCGGGAAGTAGCGAGAAGTACGAAAGCCTCTCCGAGCAGAAATTCACTCCCAAGCTTTATCAACAACAGTATGTACTTTCTACAGTTTTAAATTGAATCCCGATTTAATGGACCTCTTTCTTgcgttttttcttgttgtacaGAAGCGAAGCTGAACAAAACGAAAGCTACGAAAGGCTTTGCCGAGGAGAAAAACTAAGGGTTCGTAAATTGAATGCAATAAACCCATCAAGACTTAAGGGCAATAAAAGGCCATCCTTTTTTACacaattaagtttttttcccactttctATAGACAGGGAAAATTGAAGCAAGTTTACAATGCTATTTAGAGACAAGAGGCCATCCGGCTTTGTTGCTCCAACCGGCGAAAGTTGAACAACAATCTCTAGACCCAATGATTGTCGTTCTTCATGATTTGCTTACCGACCATCAAACGGACATTCTTCGTCAACTTGCAGAGCCTAAAGTAAATGTAATTTGAATGTCCGTGGTTTTTAAAAGCgaacattttgtttcaaacagtTGGCCACATCCAGTCATCTGGGACCGGACGGGACATTCGTTCGCAGTATGATTCGCACTAGtaaaaagtaattttaaaaattgtgtacTACCACAATCAGTGAATcattttgaattgttattGATGGGAGCAAGTGCCTGGTTGGAGGAACATGAAAACGCTTCACTGCCAGCTATTCGACGTCGAATGGAAATCGTTACGGGTCTGATCTATGCTCCCGAAACTGCCTCTGAACATTTTCAGGTTTTCATCTTctaagtttcattttttcttgataaaaatcagttgaattttttataATCAAAGGTCGCTAATTATGGCATCGGTGGATTGTACAAGACACACAGTGACAGCACAGTCAATCGCGAAGATGTAGATCCTTGGATGGTACTCCTTGGAGACAGGATTGCCACTTTAATGGTCTATGTAATTatatttcaattgtttttcggTTACTTGCATCAAAATGGAAACCTTAATTTAAAATATGTAGCTAACGAATGTGGAAGCTGGCGGAGCAACTGTTTTCCCAAACGCTGGAGTCACTTGCTGGCCACGGAAGGGATCGGCTGCCTTCTGGTGGAATTTGTACAAGAGCGGAGAGCCGGATCTCACCACGGTACGACACACAGTTTAATTGCAGTCACGttgatttaaataatttaatttttttttcatgtcagATTCACGGAGCTTGTCCTGTTTTGCACGGTAGCAAATGGGTATCAAATAAATGGATTCATCAGGTAATTTTTGATAAATAAACACATCGTACTTGTAACTATAATTTACTAGTTCTTTTGTTAACAGTATGATCAAATGTTTATTGCAAAATGTGGACTCCATTTTCTGGAAAAGTTTGATGCCCTAGTACCTCACTAGGGTATAGGCAGACATGAATAATATGGCAAGAAACTAATCGCATTTCACCGAAGCCATACAGAATAAAGGCAGCCGGGTCGTAGTGGACACAAGGCCCACTAATTATGGTACATCTTAGACGTCACGCTACACAATATGATGTAACAGTtgcaaaaattcatttggcCATAGAAATataattgaaaagaaaacatttattcGCTCAGTTACGTTTGATTAAACTTTACGAATAGCGAACATGATGGCGGCTTATGAGATAACCGACTATTGATCGTTTTGCtcccttttccctttttcacgACCTGGGATGTATAATATGAAGCGTCGTTGAATTTATTGATCCGGCTCCCGGAACAAGCTCAAATTTTCCTTACATTAAAACCCGTTAGATGGCTCTGCCAGTTCTTATTTCAACTCAGCGAAAGTATATTTCCATCGTGTGTAGCTATATCTataccaccaccaccactgtCAAGTCCGTCCGCATAGTATTTTTTGCAGCTCGTATGCCCAGCCAggacaaaggaaaaaaatagcaaaaataaaaaagaaaaaaaaagagggtttTTGGAGAAGCCAAAAAGATTGCCCGGGCGCTGCAGTGTAGCCCTGCAACCAATCATCAGCCTAAGATAACGTAGAAACGTAACAGGGGCAGGCCCCCGAGTTGGGCGCACTGTGCGAAGATATTGAGCGCGGCCATGGATGCGAACGGACGTGCGCGTCTTTCGGTGCGGATGTGATGCGCGTCAGCATCAGCCTCGTTCACTCGACAAGTGCCGACTGCCACCGCCGGAGTCGGATCTTTTTGGTACTGCCGCAgtcttcttcgttttcccGATGTGCGGCCTCAGTGCAGTTCGAACGCTGATTGTGAGACCTGTCGTGATTGAAGTTTCTTTATTGGGAAGTGAATCGCATTGTTTGACATTCTCCTCTCGTCGGCCATCAAAAAGTGTGGAGAGAATCAATAGGAACAGATTTACAAGTTTTTTTCGTACCCATCCAGCCCTTCCGTCCGGCCTTAGCTTTTCAAACAGCTGCCATAAGGAGGGGGTAGGGCTGGGGGTTCCGGGTTAAAtaaacccgtttttttttttttttttttttttttttttttttttttttttatttcgttttttgttttcgttttttttttattattattattgttttagtTGAGTTtgtcaatttttaaaaatcgtcgATTCAAATCTTTCAAAGTGGAGTTCCCTCAAGAATATCATCAACCCAACCACCACCACTTCGTCAGCCATCATCACACCAACGCCAAGATGTCGGACGACGATGAAGGTTTCGTCTACTCTCCCGAGGAGATCGAATGCCTCAAGGACCGAAAGTGGTGGTGCTTCCTTCTATCCAGCATCTTTACCTTCCTGGCCGGCCTGCTGATTGTCCTTTTATGGCGAGCCTTGTCCATTATCTGCTGCCGAAAAGACGCATCCCCAGAGTACAGCCAGAGCGACTtgaagcagcagcaacagaaCTTACCCAAACCACCGCGGCAAGCCAAGGAAGAGTTCGAAGGCACCTTTGTCACAGACGCCAAAGACTGGGCCGGCGAGCTCATCTCTGGACAAACCACAACTGGACGCATTTTGGTaagtgcccccccccccccccttctccttcTGCCCACCaaccaaaaactaaaaatattcgttgaaaaaaaaaaaaaaaaaaaaaaaatacagcccacgtcctttttttttttgtttttaaggtgAGGTGCGTACGCGAGCGCTTATTAAAATTTCGTATGGGAGTTCAAAAGTTCATCGTCGGCTTCAATGTAAagtcaaataataataaaaaaaaaaagggggaatttttttttgacgatgCCACACGTAACAATGGTGTAGCGTGTCAAAGTGGCATGTCTTTGTCTTCGTTAGGTCACGACACATGAAAATCCACTTGAATTCCTTTTGCCTATAGCCAATCCCAGCCAGATCGTCGAGCATTACGGATGGGTATGGCAACCGTGAAGCCAATTTACGAGCTAATGGAAATATCTAAGCACAcatatcacacacacacacacgatccTGGATATAGGcatatatattttcctaaTGGACGAATATTGGGAAACCCGAGGAAGACACACAAGGAATAcgaacacaaagaaaaaaaaagaaatcatctCGCAATGACATGGATGAATATTTCTTATTGATCGCTAGGCAGATcgatacatattttttttttctcttggtgGCTTTGCAAGTTCTCCTTATTTTCCTATGAATTCTATGCTGCTATGTACCGACCTCGGGAGCGTGAACGTTCGTACTTTGGGGACTAGTATATTTCTTTATACATAATTCAACCCCGCCCTTATCTATCCTTTGCTTGTTTCGCTGTCTCTCTCTCAAATTCAGAATTGTGCAGACATTTTTTGAGAGGAATGTAATGTTAGGTTTTATTCGGTTAACGATAAGAAATTTGGCAAAGGGAAGTCTAAGTATTGGCACCTTGGATGTTGGGGACGGGGGTTTTGCTTTCGGAGAAAAACGGGGCTGTACATATAGTGTACtcagcgtgtgtgtgtgtgtgtgtgtgtgtgtggtgccAATCAATACTGCGTCAGCTGTTTCACACACCGTAAACGTAAAGTGAGCAACATAACAGAGGGGCGGTTTATTCGTTCAACCCAAAATACACAAAGCGAGCTGGGAGAACTACACCTCGTTGGTGGAATGggttttcgaaaaaaaaaagagataggtgggaaaacaaaaacatcaacAATAGGCACGAGAATCGAAGTCAATTCAGCATGAAAGTTAAGGTGGGAAAACGTGGGCTTGCAAATTAAACGATTTAAATTTTGATCGCCCCAGTCCGTATCCAGCGAAATCGATCTCATCGATCGCAATGTCCTACATAGAAAAcgaacatttgtttttttaattcgaaatgatgaaaaatcgTGAAATAACAGAAACAATGTTGCTTTGAACCTCGTGCGTTTCTTTCGCAACCGGCAAAAATGCGCAAGGGACGTTTGAATCAAATATCGTCTTTGATCTACTTTCGCTAGACGTCGTATCTCACTCAATTTCGAGTTCGACGAGCtggaagacatttttttttttcgcaattaTTTTGTACAAATTTCAAATCTCCTTTAAAAGACCTTCAAAGTGATCCGTTATTCCCTTTcgcgtttttctctttccagcACGGCCTACCGGCCTGATGACTAAGTAtatgcattttcttttgctcctCGTCCAGTCTCAAAGACTCGTCGTGGGCTGGGCCGCAAGCGCGACATCGATTGATCCGCAAAGAGCTCGTGAGCGCGCACACAATCTTGAAACGTTTTCGCTACGCGCAGGAAAGGCGGAGTTGTAGAAATGGGGCTCgaatatacacacacaaaaaaaaaaagaaagaaaaaaagagagagatagaggTCAATGCCTTTTGCTATATACACGGTCACCAAGACAACTGCTTTTATAGGCGAGCAAAACGCAAGCGTACGATGAACGAGCACACGtagaaataagaaacaattcaaaacacaaaaaataatgtgtGCAGATTGGGAGAGATTATGTTGATCACGTTGGGGCCAGAAAATGGGGCACGAGAAAATGTTTCGCGCATGAAGGCCTACAAATTCTAGTGTGCACAAAGATGGTTGGCTTCCTTCCTTAACATACAGCAATTGTGACTTGTAATCTATggctgttttcttcttctggtaTGGTGGGAGGGAAGAGCTTTTAATGGGAAGCTTCGTGGTGCACGTGAAGTAGACAGCAAGGCATCGTTCGACTGGTTTATGAAAATGCACGAATCAATACCCTGATCGGTACCGACCTGTTCAGGCCAAGCCCTTGCACGCGACGGTGTGTTGTTTAACGTACTCGGATGAGCGGATCACTCATGAAATCTTCTTATTGTTCCTTGGGCAAAACGCAAAGTATGCCCAATAAAGCgggttgcatttttttttttttgctatcgaCTCGATCGAAGGGCCCCATCAAGTATTGGATGGCTGATGCAACTgtcacccattttttttattttttaaacttggTCTACACACGATATTCAGATAACTCGATAAGGGCGTTGCGATAGGAAAAATGCTGTTCATAAACTTTGCCGTGTACGAGAGTGAGCTTCTCAATGGGACTCTTAAGATGTTTATAAGGCTTAGTTTAATGGTGCGTTACAGCGTAAGAGTAAAGCCAAGATTTTTTCCTTACTCTTTTGGTGTTACATATCAAATAgctcagcttttttttttcgaggggcTTATTAACATTACATGGCAGTCAACAgatctagaaaaaaataaaaacaaagttggaAATAAGAGGGTGTTCCTTGTATTCCGACTTTACGCCAGTCCAGCTGATGAAAATAGAACTTTCTGGCCGTGTTCCTCATTTCTCACGTGTTCCAGCTGGTTACATTTtaagccctttttttttagttttttttttgttctcttagCCACacaaccaaatgaaaaagacaGTCGAATTTAATGATCAAATTCCTTTTGAGACattaaaatggatttttttcgAGAACCTAAATTTATTCTCTCATGAAAACGTTCTTCGTTAACGAAATATTTCCCTCCCACGGTTATCGATCCTGAACGATGTAGGGCCGCTGTCTTTAATGATTATACAGACGAGTTTGAAGGGCCCTTGCTTGGGGGTTGTCATTGTTTATGCGCCGTTGCTTCTCACCTTTGGCCCACCCTCTTCACATCCTACGTTTCGTTATTCCGGTTAAGAAGAGCGCACACTATCCGCTAGATTGGTTACGACACCAACACCCAATTGCgactaaagaaaataaaaaaaaaaaaaaaaactgcggtgagagaaagagaaaatgaaaaaaaaaatggctccaGTGGATGATGAGCTGGTGGGTCATAGAGAAAAAGAGGCGAGCAAAGCCATTGAATGCAATCAATCCAGCGACTAGGCTAGTAGGACGCTAGTGTGTGTGTAGAGagggctgtgtgtgtgtgtgtgtgtgtatgtgtctATAGGGTGAAATGGGTTGTCATGGAGACCTGAGCCAAGTGTGTCGTGATAAAGATGTATCCGAGCTTATATACCCTCCCCTTCCGGCTTCCTCCCCGGGTGCTGCAGAGTTGCCTTTATCATTGATTTTTGACTCAGTTGGACTTGTACACGCTCAACTTGCTGGCCCCATCTTGTCACTCTGCGATTATTATCGTTGTCAGACTGCAAAGAAtcaaaagctttaaaaaaaaaaaaaaaatgattagatagaccacacacacacctggTTTTATTTAATGATTTCGAGTGATCACTGTGTTGGTCGTTAAAACTAGACACACAGACGCGCGGGGGACTGGGCTGCGCTATAGTACGCATGCCtccgtttgtgtgtgtgtgtgtgtgtgtgtgtgttacaaGAAGCAAAAACAGCTCATCTCGAAATAGTTCCGTTTCGGGAATAGTATATAGATCCGAGCAGacattctctttttattttatttttttttttttttttttctcttttacgcAATGCtcttcgcttttctttttcctttcgaaCTGCGAGCGCCACTCGGCGGATAGGCAAACTGATTGCCTTCACAGttacaaaaaagggaaattgttCTGGACTTGCTCGAAGTCTGCCAGCCAATTCTTTCCTTCATCCATagaaaatgaatagaaaaacTTGCGGTACATAACCAGCGAAAATCATTGGCTCGATCAATGAGCTCCAACTTTTTCAAgctcttcccattttttacaaaatatatATGTGAGCATCTTTTCGTACCAAAGTCTCTGTATGCAAACAAAcgaaatattcttttttttttttttttttttaacttttgttCGCCCGTTGCGCATCCTCTTTTGTTGTCCCCATACAAGTACTGCGGTCTCCATCTCTTTTCACGAAAGGAAAAGTGGATGGTTAACATTAAAGCGCTGCGTCTTTGATTTCAAGT
Encoded proteins:
- the LOC130700296 gene encoding prolyl 4-hydroxylase subunit alpha-2-like, which produces MEPAPAVITLLLVFWLRILPASLSSIEADDVFSSISKMEGLVHQEKELVDIVDSFLIEAKQKIAIVDDYVTTYRQAMKGNFNSAWLVANPVDAFHLIKRFTVDWPKTEQILRDVSVISNDARNHVMILGDKSTSAKSHDLHGAAIALIRLQDTYKLNVTALADGRYTGVDQSKEQVFQSLQDLSSHDCFFIARHAFADGYYDTALEWGGAALRQLAREEDNVGPTTEILGDEIKRFMNYASNVHDDVLDKQGPLGMHWQTGSNPVNKKLFRSGSSEKYESLSEQKFTPKLYQQQSEAEQNESYERLCRGEKLRTGKIEASLQCYLETRGHPALLLQPAKVEQQSLDPMIVVLHDLLTDHQTDILRQLAEPKLATSSHLGPDGTFVRSMIRTSKNAWLEEHENASLPAIRRRMEIVTGLIYAPETASEHFQVANYGIGGLYKTHSDSTVNREDVDPWMVLLGDRIATLMVYLTNVEAGGATVFPNAGVTCWPRKGSAAFWWNLYKSGEPDLTTIHGACPVLHGSKWVSNKWIHQYDQMFIAKCGLHFLEKFDALVPH